A region from the Gemmatimonadota bacterium genome encodes:
- a CDS encoding hydrolase has product MPSDSPPQPFRPASGAGGPHAQTLLGKLLRPTPAFATLREVWETPDGDVVTVDLGPGALDSQRPLVLVLHGLEGSSRRSYVRLLMEALRERGIASVALNFRGCGGAPNRLARAYHSGDSEELAWVAERLRTRFAGRPLGAAGFSLGGNVLAKYLGEVGTASVFRGAAVASVPFDLDEAERWIDRSGIRRIYRRYFLRSLKEKVEAKRHLLEPQVVARVRAARTLRAFDDALTAPLHGFRDATDYYRRASSGPLLAGIAIPTLVLHAADDPFLPAAGLPLPALRANPAVDLRLPAQGGHLGFLAGSLRRPLWWAETNMAIFLARVLGDSKTPTSPEIRARNPT; this is encoded by the coding sequence GTGCCCAGCGATTCCCCGCCCCAGCCCTTCCGCCCGGCCTCCGGCGCCGGCGGCCCGCACGCCCAGACCCTGCTGGGCAAGCTGCTCCGACCGACACCGGCCTTCGCCACCCTGCGCGAAGTCTGGGAGACCCCCGACGGCGACGTGGTGACGGTCGATCTCGGGCCCGGAGCCCTCGACTCGCAACGACCTCTGGTGCTCGTCCTGCACGGCTTGGAGGGGTCCTCCCGTCGCAGCTACGTGCGACTGCTCATGGAGGCCCTGCGCGAGCGGGGGATCGCCTCGGTGGCACTCAACTTCAGGGGCTGTGGCGGGGCTCCCAACCGCCTGGCGCGAGCCTACCACTCCGGCGACAGCGAGGAGCTGGCCTGGGTGGCAGAGCGGCTGCGGACGCGCTTCGCCGGCCGCCCGCTGGGGGCCGCCGGATTCTCACTGGGCGGCAACGTCCTGGCCAAATACCTGGGCGAAGTGGGCACGGCCTCGGTCTTCCGCGGCGCGGCCGTGGCCTCGGTTCCCTTCGACCTCGACGAGGCGGAGCGGTGGATCGACCGTTCCGGCATCCGGCGGATCTACCGTCGCTACTTCTTGAGGTCGCTCAAGGAAAAGGTCGAGGCCAAGCGCCACCTCCTGGAGCCGCAGGTGGTGGCACGGGTGCGGGCCGCCCGGACCCTCCGTGCCTTCGACGACGCCCTCACCGCCCCCCTGCACGGGTTTCGCGACGCCACCGACTACTACCGGCGGGCCAGCTCAGGCCCGCTGCTGGCCGGAATCGCCATCCCCACGCTCGTGCTCCACGCCGCTGACGACCCCTTCCTTCCGGCGGCTGGCCTGCCTCTGCCGGCGCTGCGAGCCAACCCTGCCGTGGACCTGCGGCTCCCCGCCCAGGGGGGTCACCTCGGCTTCCTGGCCGGATCCCTGAGACGTCCGCTCTGGTGGGCAGAGACGAACATGGCCATCTTCCTGGCCCGAGTTTTAGGAGACTCAAAAACCCCGACATCGCCCGAGATTCGGGCACGAAACCCGACATAA